The stretch of DNA GGGCTCGATGCGCTGGACTCCGGCGACGCTCTTGCCGGCCTGCAGGTAGTCCTTGTAGGAGAAGGACCGCAGCGACGATTTCTTCAGGTTGCGCAGCGAGCGCACGGCGTAGATCATGCGCATCCAATGCTTGGTGCGGCGCCCTTTGAGCATCCAGCGGGCGATGGGGCCGGCCTTGGTGCCGATGGACTCGATGTAGGGAGTGCGGATCACCGACACCGGCACGCCGGTGATGCGCTCGGTGAGCACGATGTCGTCTTCGTCCGCCTCCACTACCGCGTCCTTGTAGCTCTCGTGGGCGGTGCACTCCTCGGTGGCGATGAAGCGGGTGCCCATCTGGACGCCGGCGTAGCCGAGATCCAGGGCCTCGACGAAGCGCTCTTCGGAGCCGATACCGCCGGCGCAGATCACCGGCACGCCGTAGCCTTCTAGCTCTTCTATCAGCTCCTTCGTCCCCTGGTCTCCAGCATGGCCGCCGGCGCGGTCGTTCACCGCGATGAGGCCGTCCGCCCCTGCCTCCAGCCCCTTCTCCGCCCACTTTCGATTGGTGACGTCGTGGTAGACGAAGCCGCCGGCGGCGTGGACTTTCTCCACCACCCAGCGGGGGTTGCCCAGGGAGGTGACGAAGAAGCGCACCCCGGCCTCC from Acidobacteriota bacterium encodes:
- a CDS encoding nitronate monooxygenase — encoded protein: MSLLDTPLTRQLGIDVPLICGAMYPCSNPELVAAVSEAGGIGVIQPLSLVYVHSYEFQQGLDYIRSLTDKPVGMNVIVEKSSKVYQERMERYTDQALEAGVRFFVTSLGNPRWVVEKVHAAGGFVYHDVTNRKWAEKGLEAGADGLIAVNDRAGGHAGDQGTKELIEELEGYGVPVICAGGIGSEERFVEALDLGYAGVQMGTRFIATEECTAHESYKDAVVEADEDDIVLTERITGVPVSVIRTPYIESIGTKAGPIARWMLKGRRTKHWMRMIYAVRSLRNLKKSSLRSFSYKDYLQAGKSVAGVQRIEPAGDVVRRFAAAARERSGTGSKIQAS